A stretch of the Mesorhizobium sp. Pch-S genome encodes the following:
- a CDS encoding TlpA disulfide reductase family protein: MADGKKLFPAPRLILAAIIAGVLAGAVAVYVRQSGSGNNEPGSAATASAGQDDTVCTAKADRAKKVAAAATGQVAALLPADPPQSLKTLAFNGPDGKPMTLADRAGKTVLVNLWATWCAPCRAEMPALDALQKEKGSDRFEVMTVNVDTGDDAKPKAFLDEIGVKSLAHYRDASMDVFNDLKKRGLALGLPVTLLVDGEGCLIGHMNGPAEWAGDDAKRLMDAALAN, from the coding sequence ATGGCAGACGGCAAGAAACTCTTTCCCGCCCCACGGCTGATCCTGGCCGCAATCATCGCCGGCGTGCTGGCCGGTGCGGTCGCGGTATATGTCAGGCAGAGCGGGTCTGGCAACAATGAGCCGGGTTCGGCTGCAACGGCTTCTGCCGGCCAGGATGACACGGTCTGCACCGCCAAGGCCGACCGCGCCAAGAAGGTGGCTGCCGCGGCGACCGGCCAGGTCGCGGCCCTTCTGCCGGCCGATCCGCCGCAGTCCCTGAAGACACTCGCCTTCAACGGCCCTGACGGCAAGCCGATGACGCTGGCCGACCGCGCCGGTAAGACCGTGCTGGTCAATCTCTGGGCAACCTGGTGTGCGCCATGCCGTGCAGAGATGCCGGCGCTCGATGCGCTGCAGAAAGAAAAGGGCTCGGACAGGTTCGAGGTGATGACGGTCAATGTCGACACCGGTGATGATGCCAAGCCAAAGGCTTTCCTCGACGAGATCGGCGTGAAGTCGCTCGCGCATTACCGCGACGCCTCGATGGACGTGTTCAATGACCTGAAGAAACGCGGGCTGGCGCTCGGCCTGCCGGTTACGCTTCTGGTCGATGGCGAGGGCTGCCTGATCGGCCACATGAACGGTCCGGCCGAATGGGCGGGCGACGATGCCAAGCGGCTGATGGACGCAGCGCTGGCTAATTAA
- the argH gene encoding argininosuccinate lyase, whose protein sequence is MSDKKASNQMWGGRFASGPAAIMEAINASISFDRKLYGQDIRGSLAHSEMLAETGIISTDDQQKIAHGLNTILKEIESGHFEFSTRLEDIHMNVEARLAELIGPAAGRLHTARSRNDQVALDFRLWVKDEFHRVAEALKGLIAAFLVRAEEHAATVMPGFTHLQTAQPVTFGHHCLAYVEMFARDLSRVRDAIERMDESPLGAAALAGTGFPIDRHKTAKALGFREPTRNSLDSVSDRDYALEFLSVAAISATHLSRLAEEIVIWSTPQFGFVRLSDSFSTGSSIMPQKKNPDAAELVRAKTGRVNGHLVGLLTVMKGLPLTYSKDMQEDKEAVFDAAETLDLMLAAMTGMVGDMTVNVTAMKKAAGSGYSTATDLADWLVRTLGLPFREAHHVTGRAVALAEARKVGLEKLTLEDLRSIHDGITEDIFTVLSVQNSVRSRTSFGGTAPSEVRKQIRYWKKRLAKA, encoded by the coding sequence ATGAGCGACAAGAAGGCCAGCAACCAGATGTGGGGCGGACGATTTGCCTCGGGCCCGGCCGCGATCATGGAAGCGATCAACGCATCCATCTCGTTCGACCGCAAACTTTACGGACAGGACATCCGCGGTTCGCTCGCCCACAGTGAGATGCTGGCCGAAACAGGCATTATTTCGACGGACGATCAACAGAAGATCGCTCACGGCCTGAACACGATTTTGAAAGAGATCGAATCCGGCCACTTCGAGTTCTCGACCCGGCTGGAAGACATCCACATGAATGTCGAAGCGCGTCTTGCCGAGCTGATCGGACCTGCAGCCGGCCGACTGCACACCGCGCGTTCGCGCAACGACCAGGTCGCGCTCGATTTCCGGCTCTGGGTGAAGGACGAGTTTCATCGCGTGGCGGAAGCCCTGAAGGGACTGATCGCCGCCTTCCTGGTGCGGGCCGAGGAACATGCCGCCACCGTCATGCCTGGCTTCACCCATCTGCAGACCGCGCAGCCGGTGACCTTTGGCCATCACTGCCTGGCCTACGTCGAAATGTTCGCGCGCGACCTGTCGCGCGTGCGCGACGCTATCGAGCGCATGGACGAAAGCCCGCTGGGCGCGGCCGCCCTGGCCGGCACCGGCTTCCCGATCGACCGCCACAAGACGGCCAAGGCTCTTGGCTTCCGCGAACCGACCCGCAATTCGCTCGACAGCGTCTCCGACCGCGACTACGCGCTGGAATTCCTGTCGGTGGCGGCGATCTCGGCCACGCATCTGTCGCGGCTGGCCGAGGAAATAGTCATCTGGTCGACCCCGCAGTTCGGCTTCGTACGCCTGTCGGATTCCTTCTCGACCGGCTCTTCGATCATGCCGCAGAAGAAGAACCCCGATGCGGCCGAGCTGGTGCGCGCCAAGACCGGCCGTGTCAACGGCCATCTCGTCGGCCTGCTCACCGTCATGAAGGGTCTGCCGCTGACCTATTCCAAGGACATGCAGGAAGACAAGGAAGCCGTCTTCGACGCTGCCGAGACGCTCGACCTGATGCTTGCCGCGATGACCGGCATGGTCGGCGACATGACGGTCAACGTAACGGCGATGAAAAAGGCAGCCGGCTCCGGTTATTCGACCGCCACCGACCTCGCCGACTGGCTGGTGCGCACGCTCGGCCTGCCGTTCCGGGAAGCACATCACGTCACCGGCCGCGCGGTGGCGCTTGCCGAAGCCAGGAAGGTCGGCCTCGAAAAACTGACGCTGGAAGACCTGCGGTCGATCCACGACGGCATCACCGAGGACATCTTCACGGTCCTGTCCGTGCAGAACTCGGTCAGGAGCCGCACTTCGTTCGGCGGCACCGCGCCGTCGGAGGTGCGCAAACAGATCCGTTACTGGAAAAAGCGCCTCGCCAAGGCGTGA
- the ugpE gene encoding sn-glycerol-3-phosphate ABC transporter permease UgpE gives MIGQSARGIYVAHAILILGLVIVAFPIYYTFVASTQTLQTILRPPLPLVPGGEFWNNYSEALFGGAGRLGGVGAGTLLWNTTVMALGIAVGKIVISILSAYAIVFFRFPFRMAIFWLIFITLMLPVEVRILPTYKVMVDLGLIDTYAGLIIPLIASATATLLFRQFFMTIPGELVEAARVDGAGPWRFFFDILLPLSRTNIAALFVILFIYGWTQYLWPLLVTNRNDMTTIVIALKKMVSFADADTQWHLVMVTAILAIVPPILVVVLMQRWFVRGLVDTEK, from the coding sequence ATGATCGGCCAGTCGGCGCGTGGCATCTATGTCGCCCACGCCATCCTGATCCTCGGCCTGGTGATCGTCGCCTTCCCGATCTACTACACCTTCGTCGCGTCCACGCAGACATTGCAGACGATCCTGAGGCCGCCGCTGCCGCTCGTGCCCGGCGGCGAATTCTGGAACAACTACAGTGAAGCGCTTTTCGGCGGCGCCGGGCGCCTGGGGGGTGTGGGCGCCGGTACCCTGCTGTGGAACACAACGGTGATGGCGCTGGGCATCGCGGTCGGCAAGATCGTGATCTCGATCCTGTCCGCTTACGCCATCGTGTTCTTCCGGTTTCCGTTCCGGATGGCGATCTTCTGGCTGATCTTCATCACGCTGATGCTGCCAGTCGAGGTCCGCATCCTGCCGACCTACAAGGTCATGGTCGACCTCGGCCTGATCGACACCTATGCCGGCTTGATCATTCCGCTGATCGCTTCAGCAACGGCAACGCTGCTGTTCCGTCAGTTCTTCATGACCATTCCGGGCGAACTGGTCGAGGCCGCGCGGGTCGATGGCGCCGGCCCCTGGCGTTTCTTCTTCGATATCCTCTTGCCGCTGTCGCGCACCAACATAGCGGCGCTGTTCGTCATCCTCTTCATCTACGGCTGGACGCAGTATCTGTGGCCGCTGCTGGTCACCAACCGCAATGACATGACCACCATCGTCATTGCGCTGAAGAAGATGGTGTCCTTTGCCGACGCCGATACGCAATGGCATCTGGTGATGGTGACGGCGATCCTTGCCATCGTGCCGCCGATCCTGGTCGTCGTGCTGATGCAGCGCTGGTTCGTGCGCGGTCTCGTCGATACGGAGAAATGA
- the ugpB gene encoding sn-glycerol-3-phosphate ABC transporter substrate-binding protein UgpB, producing MTFRGLAAGVAATFVLGTTTSSAFAVTQISWWHAMTGANAEVVDKIAKDFNASQKDYEIVPVFKGTYPEALNAGIAAFRAKQAPDILQVFDVGTGVMMAAEGAVKPVADVLTESGAQFDKAQYLPGIVAYYSKPDGTMLSFPYNSSSPILYYNKDIFQKAGLDVSKPPKTWNEVWEAAKKIKSSGAAACGYTSTWLTWIHTENFAAWNNVSWATQQNGLAGGDVELKINAPIYVNHFQALADLAKDGTFKYGGRTSEAKQLFLAGECGILTESSGGLGDIVKSGMNYGIGQLPYDSDAPGAPQNTTPGGASLWVFGGKSEEQYKGVAAFFTYLSKTEVQEFLHQKSGYLPVTLAAYEATKKSGFYEKNPGRETPILQMMGKEPTDNSKGVRLPNLPQVRDIQNEEYEKMLAGQQTAQQALDNAVSRGNAAIKEALGN from the coding sequence ATGACGTTTCGCGGTCTTGCGGCCGGGGTCGCCGCCACATTCGTCCTTGGCACCACCACAAGCTCGGCCTTTGCCGTCACGCAGATCAGCTGGTGGCATGCCATGACTGGCGCCAACGCCGAAGTCGTCGACAAGATCGCCAAGGACTTCAACGCTAGCCAGAAGGACTACGAGATCGTCCCGGTGTTCAAGGGCACCTATCCGGAAGCGCTGAATGCCGGCATTGCAGCTTTCCGCGCCAAGCAGGCTCCCGATATCCTGCAGGTGTTCGATGTCGGCACGGGCGTGATGATGGCCGCCGAAGGCGCGGTAAAGCCGGTCGCGGACGTGCTGACTGAGTCAGGCGCGCAATTCGACAAGGCCCAGTATCTGCCCGGCATCGTTGCCTACTATTCGAAGCCGGATGGCACCATGCTGTCTTTCCCCTACAATTCCTCCTCGCCGATCCTTTATTACAACAAGGATATTTTCCAGAAGGCGGGGCTGGACGTGAGCAAGCCGCCGAAAACCTGGAACGAGGTCTGGGAAGCCGCCAAGAAGATCAAGTCGAGCGGTGCCGCCGCATGCGGCTACACTTCGACCTGGCTGACCTGGATCCATACCGAGAATTTCGCGGCCTGGAACAATGTCTCGTGGGCGACGCAGCAGAATGGCCTCGCGGGCGGCGACGTCGAACTGAAGATCAACGCGCCGATCTATGTCAACCATTTCCAGGCGCTGGCTGATCTTGCCAAGGACGGCACCTTCAAATATGGGGGCCGCACCTCGGAAGCCAAGCAGCTCTTCCTTGCCGGCGAGTGCGGTATTCTCACCGAATCCTCCGGTGGCCTCGGCGACATCGTCAAATCGGGCATGAACTATGGCATCGGCCAGTTGCCTTATGACAGCGATGCACCGGGCGCACCGCAGAACACAACACCGGGCGGCGCAAGCCTGTGGGTCTTCGGCGGCAAGTCCGAGGAACAGTACAAGGGCGTGGCTGCCTTCTTCACCTATCTGTCGAAGACGGAAGTGCAGGAGTTCCTGCACCAGAAGTCCGGTTATCTGCCGGTAACGCTGGCTGCCTATGAGGCGACCAAGAAGTCAGGCTTCTACGAGAAGAACCCCGGCCGCGAAACGCCGATCCTGCAGATGATGGGCAAGGAGCCGACCGACAATTCCAAGGGTGTCCGCCTGCCCAACCTGCCGCAGGTCCGCGATATCCAGAACGAGGAATATGAGAAGATGCTTGCCGGTCAGCAGACTGCTCAGCAGGCGCTCGACAATGCGGTCTCGCGCGGCAATGCCGCCATCAAGGAAGCGCTCGGGAACTGA
- a CDS encoding ABC transporter ATP-binding protein: MSFLEIASLSKNYGPVAAVAGIDLAVAAGSRTAIVGPSGCGKTTLLRLIAGFEAPDGGHITLDGKLLANGGTSVPAHLRGIGLVAQDGALFPHLTIAGNIGFGLDRKEPRRDERIAELAYIVGLDKSVLTRRPHQLSGGQQQRVALARAMAMKPRLMLLDEPFSALDTGLRASMRKAVAEMLESAGITTILVTHDQAEALSFADQVAVMREGRFSQIGTPRDLYLRPKDRMIAEFLGDAIVLSAKIANGYAESTLGRIAVDGRERREVARIMLRPEQVLLAAATRAELAVAKPGVLFGEVTESEFGGAACAVAIKLLNSPDPPEAAAIGSTPLILKKPGVDAPSVGDLVRISVVGKAHVFS; this comes from the coding sequence ATGAGTTTCCTGGAAATCGCCTCACTGTCGAAGAACTACGGCCCGGTTGCTGCCGTTGCCGGCATCGATCTTGCCGTCGCAGCCGGCAGCCGCACCGCCATCGTCGGTCCTTCCGGCTGCGGCAAGACCACGTTGCTGCGCCTCATCGCCGGCTTCGAGGCGCCGGACGGCGGCCACATCACGCTCGACGGCAAGCTGCTCGCCAATGGCGGCACCAGCGTGCCCGCACACCTGCGCGGGATCGGCCTGGTGGCGCAGGATGGCGCCCTGTTCCCGCATCTGACCATCGCCGGCAATATCGGCTTCGGCCTCGACCGCAAGGAACCCCGGCGCGACGAACGCATTGCTGAGCTGGCTTACATCGTCGGCCTGGACAAAAGCGTTCTCACCCGTCGGCCGCATCAGCTTTCGGGCGGCCAACAGCAGCGCGTGGCGCTGGCTCGCGCTATGGCGATGAAGCCGCGCCTGATGCTGCTCGACGAGCCTTTTTCGGCGCTGGACACCGGCCTGCGCGCCTCCATGCGCAAGGCGGTGGCTGAAATGCTGGAAAGCGCCGGCATCACCACCATCCTGGTCACACACGACCAGGCCGAAGCACTCTCTTTCGCCGACCAGGTCGCCGTCATGCGCGAGGGCCGGTTCTCGCAGATCGGCACGCCCCGGGACCTCTATCTCAGGCCCAAGGACCGCATGATCGCCGAATTCCTCGGCGACGCCATCGTTCTGTCGGCAAAGATCGCCAACGGTTATGCCGAATCCACGCTCGGCCGCATTGCCGTCGACGGCCGGGAACGGCGCGAGGTCGCCCGCATCATGCTGCGGCCCGAGCAGGTTCTGCTTGCCGCAGCGACGCGCGCGGAACTTGCTGTTGCGAAGCCTGGCGTACTCTTCGGTGAAGTCACCGAATCCGAATTCGGCGGCGCGGCATGCGCTGTCGCCATCAAACTGCTCAACAGTCCCGATCCGCCCGAAGCAGCCGCCATCGGTTCGACGCCGCTGATCCTGAAGAAGCCCGGCGTCGATGCACCCTCGGTCGGGGACCTCGTGCGCATCAGCGTCGTCGGCAAGGCGCACGTGTTCAGCTGA
- a CDS encoding sn-glycerol-3-phosphate import ATP-binding protein UgpC, with product MATVDLKDVRKVYPGGVEAVKGVSIAIPDKELCVLVGPSGCGKSTLLRMIAGLETISSGTCAIDGKVVNAVGPTERDIAMVFQNYALYPHMKVYDNMAYGLRNRGTPKDEIDSRVRSTAKVLELSHLLDRRPRELSGGQRQRVAMGRAIVRNPKVFLFDEPLSNLDAKLRGQMRVEIKNLQRSLGVTSVYVTHDQLEAMTLADILVVMNAGLVEQMGAPLDIYEKPASTFVASFIGAPPMNLLAVSAKPDSPADTPEKFFANGAGLGVTAPAHAATLGFRPEDADVLGEGTKPSGSLKLSAIVEAVEPVGAESFLYCAAAGGRIVVRVAGRAAARPGDGLEVLVPASKLHWFDGAGKRV from the coding sequence ATGGCGACAGTTGACCTGAAGGACGTGCGCAAGGTCTACCCCGGCGGGGTGGAGGCGGTGAAAGGCGTGTCGATCGCCATACCCGACAAGGAGCTTTGCGTGCTGGTCGGCCCATCCGGCTGCGGCAAGTCCACGCTGCTGCGCATGATCGCCGGCCTGGAGACCATCTCGTCAGGCACCTGCGCCATCGACGGCAAGGTGGTCAATGCCGTCGGGCCGACCGAGCGCGACATCGCCATGGTGTTCCAGAACTATGCGCTCTATCCGCACATGAAGGTCTACGACAACATGGCCTACGGCCTGCGCAACCGCGGTACGCCGAAGGACGAGATCGATTCGCGCGTGCGCTCGACCGCCAAAGTGCTGGAATTGTCGCATCTGCTCGACAGGCGGCCACGCGAGCTTTCCGGGGGCCAGCGCCAGCGCGTCGCCATGGGGCGCGCCATCGTGCGCAATCCGAAAGTGTTCCTGTTCGACGAGCCGCTTTCCAATCTGGACGCCAAGCTGCGCGGGCAGATGCGCGTGGAGATCAAGAACCTGCAGCGCTCGCTGGGCGTCACCTCGGTCTATGTCACGCATGACCAGCTGGAGGCGATGACACTGGCCGATATCCTTGTGGTGATGAATGCCGGGCTTGTCGAACAGATGGGTGCTCCCCTCGACATCTACGAGAAACCGGCCTCGACCTTCGTCGCTTCCTTCATCGGCGCGCCGCCGATGAACCTGCTCGCCGTATCGGCCAAGCCCGACAGCCCGGCCGATACGCCGGAGAAGTTCTTCGCCAATGGCGCAGGACTGGGGGTGACAGCGCCGGCGCATGCTGCGACGCTTGGTTTTCGCCCGGAAGATGCCGATGTCCTCGGGGAAGGAACGAAGCCGTCCGGTTCCCTCAAACTGTCAGCCATCGTCGAAGCGGTCGAGCCGGTGGGTGCCGAAAGCTTCCTTTATTGCGCCGCCGCCGGTGGCCGTATCGTCGTCAGGGTAGCGGGTCGTGCCGCCGCCAGGCCGGGTGACGGCCTCGAAGTCCTGGTTCCGGCCAGTAAGCTGCATTGGTTCGATGGCGCAGGGAAGCGAGTCTAG
- the ugpA gene encoding sn-glycerol-3-phosphate ABC transporter permease UgpA, with amino-acid sequence MTPRVVFPNRVLPYLLVAPQLAITLVFFYWPAAQALYQSMLKEDPFGLKSKFVWFDNFKKVLADPNYLHSIKVTVVFSVATAAVAMIAALLLAVMAEKVVRSKGLYRTLLIWPYAVAPAIAGMLFLFLFNPSIGSLAILLRKIGIAWDPVLNGTDAMILLVAAAAWKQISYNFLFFVAGLQAIPKTLIEAAAIDGARETKRFWTIVFPLLAPTTFFLLVINTTYAFFDTFGIVHAVTGGGPGKATETLVYKVYNDGFVNLLLGSSAAQSVILMIIVIALTAIQFRYVERKVHYG; translated from the coding sequence ATGACCCCCCGCGTCGTCTTTCCCAACAGGGTGCTGCCTTACCTTCTGGTGGCACCGCAGCTCGCGATCACGCTGGTGTTCTTCTATTGGCCGGCGGCGCAGGCGCTCTACCAGTCGATGCTGAAGGAAGATCCTTTCGGTCTGAAATCGAAATTCGTCTGGTTCGACAATTTCAAGAAGGTGCTGGCTGACCCGAACTATCTGCATTCCATCAAGGTCACCGTGGTCTTTTCGGTGGCCACGGCCGCGGTAGCCATGATCGCTGCTCTCCTTTTGGCGGTCATGGCTGAAAAGGTGGTGCGCAGCAAAGGTCTCTACCGCACGCTTCTGATCTGGCCCTACGCCGTGGCGCCTGCCATCGCCGGCATGCTGTTTCTTTTCCTGTTCAATCCGTCGATCGGTTCGCTGGCGATCCTGCTGCGCAAGATCGGCATTGCCTGGGACCCGGTGCTCAACGGCACCGATGCGATGATCCTGCTGGTGGCCGCCGCTGCCTGGAAACAGATCAGCTACAACTTCCTGTTCTTCGTCGCTGGGCTGCAGGCGATCCCCAAAACGTTGATCGAAGCCGCCGCGATCGACGGCGCAAGAGAGACGAAACGCTTCTGGACGATCGTTTTCCCGCTGCTTGCGCCGACCACTTTCTTCCTGCTGGTCATCAACACGACCTATGCCTTCTTCGACACGTTCGGCATCGTGCATGCCGTCACCGGCGGCGGGCCGGGCAAGGCGACGGAGACGCTGGTCTACAAGGTCTACAATGACGGCTTTGTAAACCTGCTCCTCGGCTCCTCCGCGGCACAGTCGGTCATCCTGATGATCATCGTCATTGCACTTACCGCCATCCAGTTCCGCTATGTGGAAAGGAAGGTGCATTATGGCTGA
- a CDS encoding iron ABC transporter permease, whose amino-acid sequence MPFRRAPARAFPLITLTAIVISILALLPLAFVVFIAIQTGWATVVQLVFRPRVGELLVNTVLLVLLAVPICAVLSVALAWLTERSDLPGARLWSWLAVAPLAVPAFVHSYAWITFWPDLNGLFAGAWVSVIAYFPFLYLPVSAAFRRLDPALEDAAASLGLSPWRVFFRVVLPQLRLALCGGALLVGLHLLAEYGLYVFVRFDTFTTAIVDQFQSTFNGPAANMLAGVLVACCLVLLTLEILVRGEERYARVGSGAARLKQRTALGRATLPCLALPVVVTLLAIGVPFLTIGRWLIAGGSDVWRMDEIGLALGQTLFLAVAGGVLATIAATPMAWLSIRAPGRLQRILEGCNYVVGALPGVVVALALVTIAVRVVQPLYQTLATILFAYVLMFLPRALVSLRASIAQAPVELERAAGSLGRSPLKALWATTIRLSAPGAAAGMALVALGIMNELTATQMLAPNGTRTLAMAFWNYSGEIDYAAAAPYAAIMVLMSLPLTWLLYVQSKRMAGQ is encoded by the coding sequence ATGCCCTTTCGGCGAGCTCCAGCCCGCGCCTTTCCGCTGATCACGCTGACGGCGATCGTCATTTCCATCCTGGCGCTGCTGCCGCTTGCCTTCGTGGTCTTCATTGCCATCCAGACCGGCTGGGCGACAGTTGTGCAACTGGTGTTCCGGCCACGCGTCGGCGAACTGCTCGTCAACACCGTCCTTCTCGTCCTACTGGCGGTGCCGATTTGCGCGGTGCTGTCGGTGGCGCTTGCCTGGTTGACGGAGCGCAGCGATCTGCCTGGTGCGCGGCTGTGGTCATGGCTTGCCGTAGCACCGCTGGCGGTACCGGCCTTTGTGCATTCCTACGCCTGGATCACCTTCTGGCCGGATCTCAATGGCCTGTTCGCCGGTGCCTGGGTTTCGGTGATCGCCTATTTCCCCTTCCTCTATTTGCCGGTTTCCGCCGCCTTCCGCCGTCTCGATCCTGCTCTGGAAGATGCCGCCGCTTCTTTGGGCCTCAGCCCCTGGCGTGTTTTCTTCCGGGTGGTGCTGCCGCAACTGCGCCTGGCACTATGCGGCGGCGCGCTGCTGGTCGGGTTGCACCTGCTTGCCGAATATGGCCTCTACGTCTTTGTCCGCTTCGACACCTTCACCACCGCGATCGTCGACCAGTTCCAGTCGACCTTCAACGGCCCAGCCGCCAACATGCTGGCCGGCGTCCTGGTTGCCTGCTGTCTTGTGCTGCTAACGCTCGAGATACTGGTGCGAGGCGAGGAGCGCTATGCCCGTGTCGGTTCCGGTGCCGCTCGCCTGAAGCAGCGTACGGCACTCGGCCGCGCTACCTTGCCTTGCCTGGCGTTGCCGGTCGTCGTTACGCTGCTGGCCATCGGCGTGCCGTTCCTGACCATCGGCCGCTGGCTCATCGCCGGCGGCAGTGACGTCTGGCGCATGGATGAGATCGGCCTGGCACTCGGCCAGACCCTGTTCCTGGCCGTAGCGGGGGGCGTGCTGGCAACCATCGCCGCGACGCCGATGGCATGGCTGTCGATCCGCGCCCCCGGCCGCCTGCAACGTATCCTGGAAGGCTGCAACTATGTGGTCGGAGCATTACCCGGCGTTGTGGTTGCACTGGCGCTGGTCACCATCGCGGTGCGCGTCGTCCAGCCGCTTTACCAGACGCTTGCCACCATCCTGTTTGCCTATGTGCTGATGTTCCTGCCGCGCGCGCTGGTGTCGCTGCGTGCCTCGATCGCGCAGGCGCCGGTGGAACTGGAACGTGCTGCGGGCAGCCTGGGCCGTTCGCCGCTGAAAGCGCTCTGGGCAACGACCATCCGCCTGTCGGCGCCGGGTGCTGCCGCTGGCATGGCGCTGGTGGCGCTTGGCATCATGAACGAGTTGACCGCTACCCAGATGCTGGCCCCCAACGGCACGCGTACGCTGGCCATGGCCTTCTGGAACTACAGCGGCGAGATCGACTATGCGGCAGCTGCGCCCTATGCGGCGATCATGGTGCTGATGTCGCTGCCCCTTACCTGGCTGCTGTATGTGCAGTCGAAGCGAATGGCCGGCCAATGA
- a CDS encoding iron ABC transporter substrate-binding protein, with protein sequence MKSILSMLAGAAALTISVAVFPAMAADGDGIVVYNAQHESLAKEWAEAFTKETGIKVTLRNGGDSEFSNQIVAEGKASPADVFLTENSPAMALVDAAGLFAPIDADTLALVPEQYRPSDGKWVGIAARSTVFVYNKEKLKEDQLPKSLLDLANADWKGRWGASPSGADFQAIVSALLEIKGEEATATWLKAMKENFKPFKGNSTVLKAVNAGQVDGGVIYHYYYFGDQNKTGENSKNVVQYYFKNQDPGAFVSVSGAGVLASSKNAKDAQAFVKWLAGKDGQDILKTGTSFEYAVGNGAESNAKLVPLTDLQAPKIDPQKLNSKKVTDLMTAAGLL encoded by the coding sequence ATGAAGTCCATTCTTTCGATGCTGGCGGGTGCTGCCGCACTCACGATCAGCGTTGCCGTGTTCCCGGCCATGGCCGCGGACGGCGACGGCATTGTCGTCTACAACGCCCAGCATGAAAGCCTTGCCAAGGAATGGGCTGAAGCCTTCACCAAGGAGACCGGCATCAAGGTGACGCTGCGCAATGGCGGCGACAGCGAGTTCTCCAACCAGATCGTGGCGGAAGGCAAGGCTTCGCCGGCCGACGTCTTCCTCACCGAGAATTCGCCGGCCATGGCGCTGGTCGATGCGGCCGGCCTGTTTGCGCCGATCGACGCCGACACCCTGGCGCTGGTGCCGGAACAGTATCGCCCGTCCGACGGCAAGTGGGTCGGCATCGCAGCGCGCAGCACCGTCTTCGTCTACAACAAGGAAAAGCTCAAGGAAGACCAGCTGCCGAAGTCGCTGCTCGACCTCGCCAACGCCGACTGGAAGGGCCGCTGGGGCGCATCGCCATCCGGCGCCGACTTCCAGGCAATCGTTTCAGCCCTGCTCGAGATCAAGGGCGAAGAGGCGACAGCCACCTGGCTCAAGGCCATGAAGGAGAACTTCAAGCCGTTCAAGGGCAACAGCACGGTGCTGAAGGCGGTGAATGCCGGCCAGGTCGATGGCGGCGTGATCTATCACTACTACTATTTCGGCGACCAGAATAAGACCGGCGAGAACAGCAAGAACGTCGTGCAGTACTACTTCAAGAACCAGGATCCGGGCGCTTTCGTCTCGGTTTCCGGTGCCGGCGTACTCGCCTCGTCCAAGAACGCCAAGGACGCCCAGGCCTTCGTGAAGTGGCTCGCCGGCAAGGATGGCCAGGACATCCTGAAAACCGGCACCTCTTTCGAATATGCCGTCGGCAATGGTGCGGAATCGAACGCCAAACTCGTGCCGCTGACCGACCTGCAGGCTCCCAAGATCGACCCGCAGAAGCTCAACTCCAAGAAGGTGACCGATTTGATGACGGCTGCTGGCTTGCTTTAG